One window from the genome of Deinococcus sp. NW-56 encodes:
- the uvrC gene encoding excinuclease ABC subunit UvrC, which produces MHLDDLPVLPASPGVYIFRKGGTPIYIGKAVNLRSRVVQHFKAGGKSGKFTALADTLEFITARNEVEALVLEANLIKQHRPHYNVLLKDDKHYPFLKLTNEDFPMLVVTRRVLKDGASYYGPYPDASAVRRVKHLIDTMFPLRKNSGLPLQKKPRPCLNYHMGRCLGPCVDAADPGEYRRVVEDVQALLEGRAAPVLARLREDMKVAARAQDFEQAARVRDRVNAVEKLFGTEQHAFVSEETDLDFLGVAQAGEYAMVQLFRMRGGRVVGRDKRFLTDAEGGGDLGEILGAFVQDYYAQATHVPPLILLPADFEDAPAWSALLSERAGRRVEMRTPKRGDKVDLVDMAQRNAQTGLESELALLERRGDHPGLDALREVLALPERPWRIEGYDNSNLFGTNIVSGMVVFEGGRSRRGEHRRFKVRGLEQPDDYAAMNQTITRRFTGSLSDKLPLPDLILIDGGRGQVNAALDALKAADVRVPVVGLAKREERIVLPGRYGAQWWLDSGTEIGVDRELLLPHTHPALRVLIGVRDEVHNYAVTYHRKLRGEGMLRSVFDDLPGIGQKRRDALLEHFTSLEDLASAPVEQIARVPGMSLRAAQSVKDFLQARTANGTPA; this is translated from the coding sequence GTGCATCTCGACGACCTGCCCGTGCTGCCCGCCTCGCCCGGCGTGTATATCTTCCGCAAGGGGGGCACGCCCATCTATATCGGCAAGGCGGTGAATCTGCGCTCGCGGGTGGTGCAGCACTTCAAGGCCGGGGGCAAAAGCGGCAAGTTCACGGCGCTCGCGGACACGCTGGAATTCATCACGGCGCGGAATGAGGTCGAGGCGCTGGTGCTGGAGGCCAACCTCATCAAGCAGCACCGCCCGCACTACAACGTGCTGCTCAAGGACGACAAGCACTACCCGTTCCTGAAGCTGACGAACGAGGACTTCCCCATGCTGGTCGTCACCCGGCGGGTATTGAAGGACGGGGCGAGCTACTACGGGCCGTACCCGGATGCCTCCGCCGTGCGGCGGGTCAAGCACCTGATCGACACGATGTTTCCGCTGCGGAAGAACTCGGGGCTGCCCCTCCAGAAAAAGCCCCGGCCCTGCCTGAACTATCACATGGGCCGCTGCCTGGGGCCGTGCGTGGACGCGGCCGACCCCGGCGAGTACCGGCGGGTCGTGGAGGACGTGCAAGCACTCTTGGAGGGCCGCGCGGCCCCGGTGCTGGCCCGGCTGCGCGAGGACATGAAGGTGGCGGCGCGGGCGCAGGATTTCGAGCAGGCGGCGCGGGTGCGCGACCGGGTGAACGCGGTGGAGAAGCTGTTTGGGACCGAGCAGCACGCCTTCGTGTCGGAGGAGACGGACCTCGACTTCCTGGGGGTGGCGCAGGCGGGCGAGTACGCGATGGTGCAACTGTTCCGGATGCGCGGCGGACGGGTGGTGGGACGCGACAAGCGCTTCCTGACCGACGCGGAGGGGGGCGGCGACCTCGGGGAGATTCTGGGAGCCTTCGTGCAGGACTACTACGCGCAGGCCACGCACGTGCCGCCGCTGATCCTGCTGCCCGCCGACTTCGAGGACGCGCCCGCGTGGAGTGCGCTGCTCAGCGAGCGGGCCGGGCGCCGGGTGGAGATGCGGACCCCCAAGCGCGGGGACAAGGTGGACCTGGTGGACATGGCGCAGCGCAACGCGCAGACAGGGCTGGAATCCGAACTCGCGCTGCTAGAGCGCCGGGGCGACCATCCGGGGCTGGACGCGTTGCGGGAAGTGCTCGCGCTGCCCGAGCGGCCCTGGCGCATCGAGGGCTACGACAACTCCAACCTGTTCGGAACGAACATCGTCTCGGGCATGGTGGTGTTCGAGGGCGGGCGGTCGCGCCGGGGCGAGCACCGCCGCTTCAAGGTGCGCGGGCTGGAGCAACCCGACGACTACGCGGCGATGAACCAGACGATCACGCGCCGGTTTACGGGGTCGCTCTCGGACAAGCTGCCGCTGCCGGACCTGATCCTGATCGACGGGGGGCGCGGGCAGGTCAACGCGGCGCTGGACGCCTTGAAAGCCGCCGACGTGCGGGTGCCGGTGGTGGGCCTCGCCAAGCGGGAGGAGCGGATCGTCCTGCCGGGGCGCTACGGGGCGCAGTGGTGGCTGGACTCGGGGACCGAGATCGGGGTGGACCGCGAGCTGCTGCTGCCACATACGCACCCGGCGCTGCGGGTCTTGATCGGCGTGCGCGACGAGGTCCACAACTACGCGGTGACGTACCACCGCAAGCTGCGCGGGGAGGGGATGCTCCGGTCGGTCTTCGACGACCTGCCGGGCATCGGGCAAAAAAGGCGGGACGCGCTGCTGGAGCACTTCACCAGCCTGGAGGACCTGGCCTCCGCGCCCGTCGAGCAGATCGCGCGGGTGCCGGGCATGTCGCTGCGGGCGGCGCAGAGCGTGAAGGACTTCTTGCAGGCGCGGACGGCGAACGGGACTCCGGCGTAG
- a CDS encoding histidine phosphatase family protein, giving the protein MPADRLFLIRHGQTASNVAQTLGASHDDPLDAVGEAQARAVAAHLAGLTLDSPAVYASPFCRAQQTAQAIADALGVPMTVLPGIQEIEVGPQWHGRPYAHLVSHAHELDLPGGAFGFAGGETLDGVADRFLAALEAPLSTSRTPIVVSHGGALTAALARLLGLEIRALWQDRRYAHVNTALTELHREAQNWRAVRLADQTHVLAAPSK; this is encoded by the coding sequence ATGCCCGCCGACCGCCTCTTCCTCATCCGCCACGGCCAGACCGCCAGCAACGTCGCCCAGACCCTCGGCGCGAGCCACGATGACCCCCTCGACGCCGTGGGAGAGGCGCAGGCGCGGGCGGTGGCGGCGCACCTCGCGGGTCTGACCCTGGATTCTCCCGCCGTCTACGCCAGCCCCTTCTGCCGCGCTCAGCAGACGGCGCAGGCCATCGCGGACGCTCTGGGTGTCCCCATGACCGTGCTGCCCGGCATTCAGGAAATCGAGGTCGGTCCGCAGTGGCACGGCCGTCCGTATGCCCACCTCGTCAGTCACGCCCATGAGCTCGATCTGCCCGGTGGGGCCTTCGGCTTCGCGGGGGGTGAGACGCTCGACGGCGTGGCCGACCGTTTCCTCGCCGCGCTGGAGGCCCCGCTCAGCACCTCTCGCACTCCCATCGTTGTCTCCCACGGGGGGGCGCTCACAGCGGCCCTGGCCCGTCTGCTTGGCCTGGAAATCCGGGCGCTGTGGCAGGACCGCCGGTATGCCCACGTCAACACGGCCCTCACCGAACTGCACCGCGAAGCCCAGAACTGGCGTGCAGTTC
- a CDS encoding aspartate kinase, producing MAHSLLVMKFGGTNMQDAAAIRHSASLAARSIREGVKVVVVVSAMAGVTNGLLRLAEAAQGGDIASANDEIAAMRTRHFTAAQDLGAAPDSATVREIRELHETLRQAVYGVYLLRELTPRSRDLIVAFGERLSAPLMALALSAQGHQAHHLTGGQAGIVTDEHFGNARPLPGSYERVGDRLGGLLDAGITPVVAGFMGENEEGAITTLGRGGTDFSATIIGKALHADEVWAWKDVDGVMSADPRVVPGARNIERLSYGEVMELAYFGAKVLHPLAVTPLQESGIPLRVKSAADPDFPGTLVGLEADPDPGHPVKAVTAIRNVSLINVTGAGVLGVPEVVASLFAAIARENITLLMVSQSSSMSNVSLAVQSADARRTLAALRGGMMGELRVEEQPGVAVLAIVGAGMRGQKGVAARLFSALAGEDVNILMISQGSSELNISVAIDAAEVDTATRAVHAAFGLGQEAGATA from the coding sequence ATGGCGCATTCCCTCCTGGTGATGAAGTTCGGCGGCACCAACATGCAGGACGCGGCGGCGATCCGCCACAGCGCGTCCCTCGCGGCCCGGTCCATCCGGGAGGGCGTGAAGGTCGTCGTGGTCGTCTCCGCGATGGCGGGCGTGACGAACGGACTGCTGCGGCTCGCCGAGGCCGCCCAGGGCGGCGACATCGCCTCGGCCAACGATGAGATCGCCGCGATGCGCACCCGTCACTTCACGGCCGCGCAGGACCTCGGCGCGGCCCCGGACTCGGCCACCGTGCGCGAGATCCGCGAGCTGCACGAGACCCTGCGGCAGGCCGTCTACGGCGTTTACCTCCTGCGCGAACTTACCCCCCGCAGCCGCGACCTGATCGTGGCCTTCGGCGAGCGCCTCTCCGCGCCGCTGATGGCCCTGGCCCTCTCCGCGCAGGGCCATCAAGCCCACCACCTCACCGGGGGGCAGGCGGGGATCGTCACCGACGAGCACTTCGGCAACGCCCGGCCCCTCCCCGGCAGCTACGAGCGCGTGGGCGACCGCCTCGGCGGGCTGCTCGACGCCGGAATCACCCCGGTCGTCGCGGGCTTCATGGGCGAGAACGAGGAGGGGGCGATCACCACCCTGGGGCGCGGCGGCACCGACTTCTCCGCGACCATCATCGGCAAGGCGCTGCACGCCGACGAAGTCTGGGCCTGGAAGGACGTGGACGGCGTGATGAGCGCCGACCCCCGCGTGGTGCCGGGCGCCCGCAACATCGAGCGCCTCAGCTACGGCGAGGTGATGGAACTGGCCTACTTCGGGGCCAAGGTGCTGCACCCCCTCGCGGTCACGCCGCTTCAGGAAAGCGGTATCCCCCTGCGCGTCAAGAGCGCCGCCGACCCCGACTTTCCCGGCACCCTCGTCGGGCTGGAGGCCGACCCCGACCCTGGCCACCCCGTCAAGGCGGTCACCGCCATCCGGAATGTCAGCCTGATCAACGTGACCGGGGCGGGCGTCCTGGGCGTGCCGGAGGTCGTCGCCAGCCTCTTTGCCGCCATCGCCCGCGAGAACATCACCCTCTTGATGGTGTCCCAGAGCAGTTCCATGAGCAACGTCTCGCTCGCCGTCCAGAGCGCCGACGCCCGCCGCACCCTCGCGGCCCTGCGCGGCGGCATGATGGGCGAGCTGAGGGTCGAAGAGCAGCCTGGCGTCGCGGTCCTCGCCATCGTGGGAGCCGGGATGCGTGGGCAGAAGGGCGTGGCCGCCCGCCTCTTTTCCGCCCTGGCCGGGGAGGACGTGAACATCCTGATGATCAGCCAGGGCTCCTCCGAGCTGAACATCAGCGTCGCCATCGACGCCGCCGAGGTGGACACCGCCACCCGCGCCGTCCATGCCGCCTTCGGCCTGGGGCAGGAGGCGGGGGCAACGGCGTAG
- a CDS encoding spheroidene monooxygenase gives MVPSPLVTLTVNRYSPRGAWRGWTRMGRDPLHLRRVPGLTFFRLMGTGRGDDLTLGADFRRWARLAVWTDEASFREFEASPWRERDRAHLTESGTLLLRPLRSKGQWGGREPFGSPTADAPTGPLAVLTRAAIRPTRMRAFWSAVPASQDGLHAHPGLLLTLGLGDIPLLSQATFSVWRDAASVKAYAYAGAGHREAITRTRRDGWYSEELFARFEVLAAEGDGLGLSFPPR, from the coding sequence GTGGTTCCTTCCCCCCTCGTCACCCTCACGGTCAACCGCTACTCCCCGCGTGGGGCGTGGCGCGGCTGGACCCGGATGGGTCGCGACCCCCTCCACCTGCGCCGGGTGCCCGGCCTGACCTTCTTCCGCCTCATGGGGACGGGCCGGGGCGACGACCTCACCCTGGGGGCGGACTTCCGCCGCTGGGCGCGGCTGGCGGTGTGGACAGACGAGGCGTCCTTTCGGGAGTTCGAGGCGTCCCCGTGGCGTGAGCGGGACCGGGCGCACCTGACAGAGAGCGGCACCCTCCTCTTGCGCCCGCTGCGGTCAAAGGGACAATGGGGGGGCCGCGAACCCTTCGGTTCTCCCACTGCCGACGCCCCCACCGGCCCCCTTGCCGTCCTCACCCGCGCGGCGATCCGCCCGACCCGGATGCGGGCCTTCTGGTCCGCCGTGCCCGCCTCCCAGGACGGGCTGCACGCCCACCCCGGCCTCCTCCTGACCTTGGGTCTGGGCGACATTCCCCTGCTCTCCCAGGCCACCTTCAGCGTGTGGCGGGACGCCGCGAGCGTGAAAGCCTATGCCTACGCGGGCGCTGGACACCGCGAGGCCATCACCCGCACCCGGCGGGACGGCTGGTACTCGGAGGAACTCTTCGCCCGCTTCGAGGTTCTCGCCGCCGAGGGCGACGGGCTGGGGCTGAGTTTCCCACCCCGCTAG